The Streptococcus mitis genome has a segment encoding these proteins:
- a CDS encoding replication initiation and membrane attachment family protein, whose product MKPIDRFSYLKNNRVSQDTSSLVQCYLPIIGQEALSLYLYTISFWDNGRKEYLFSSILNHLNFGMDRLIKSLKILSAFNLLTLYQKGDVYQLAIHAPLSSQDFLEHPVYRRLLEKKIGDAAVEDLKLESAEGEEIPVSLNQVFPDLAELGSQEDLGLKKKVANDFDLDHFRQLMARDGLRFADEQSDVLNLFAIAEEKKWTWFETYQLAKSTAVSQVISTKRMREKIAQKPVSSDFSPKEATIIKEAKSKTALQFLAEIKQTRKGTITQTERELLQQMAGLGLLDEVINIILLLTFNKVDSANINEKYAMKVANDYTYQKIHSAEEAVLRIRERGQKTKTQKQNQTAPAKTNVPKWSNPEYKNTSSAEELEEMERQTLELLAKLDNGGD is encoded by the coding sequence ATGAAGCCAATTGACCGTTTTTCTTATCTAAAGAATAATCGGGTGTCGCAAGATACCTCATCTCTGGTACAGTGCTACCTCCCGATTATCGGTCAGGAGGCGCTGAGCCTTTATCTTTATACGATTAGTTTTTGGGATAATGGTAGAAAGGAATACCTCTTTTCAAGCATTCTCAATCATCTCAACTTTGGGATGGATAGACTGATAAAATCCTTGAAAATCCTATCTGCTTTTAATCTCTTGACCCTCTATCAAAAGGGGGACGTTTATCAGCTAGCTATCCATGCCCCTCTTTCGAGTCAGGACTTCTTGGAACATCCTGTTTATCGCAGACTTTTGGAGAAAAAAATTGGCGATGCAGCTGTGGAGGATTTGAAACTTGAAAGTGCTGAGGGAGAAGAAATACCTGTCTCACTCAATCAAGTCTTTCCAGACTTAGCAGAACTGGGAAGTCAAGAAGACCTTGGTCTCAAGAAGAAAGTGGCCAACGATTTTGACTTGGACCATTTTCGTCAGCTTATGGCTCGAGATGGGCTTCGCTTTGCGGATGAGCAGTCCGATGTCTTAAATCTCTTTGCCATTGCTGAGGAAAAGAAGTGGACTTGGTTTGAGACCTATCAACTGGCTAAGTCAACAGCGGTTTCCCAGGTTATTTCAACCAAACGCATGCGGGAAAAAATCGCTCAAAAACCAGTTTCCTCTGACTTTAGTCCTAAGGAAGCAACCATTATCAAGGAAGCAAAAAGTAAGACTGCCCTGCAGTTCTTGGCAGAAATCAAGCAGACACGCAAGGGGACCATTACCCAAACAGAAAGAGAACTCTTGCAACAGATGGCTGGTTTGGGCTTGCTGGATGAAGTCATCAATATTATTCTCTTATTGACCTTTAATAAGGTGGATTCGGCAAATATCAATGAGAAATATGCCATGAAGGTAGCCAATGACTACACCTATCAAAAGATACATTCGGCAGAAGAGGCAGTCTTGCGCATCCGTGAGAGAGGGCAGAAAACAAAAACGCAAAAACAGAATCAGACTGCCCCAGCAAAAACCAATGTTCCTAAATGGAGTAATCCTGAGTATAAAAATACGTCATCCGCTGAGGAATTAGAAGAGATGGAACGCCAAACCCTAGAATTATTAGCAAAATTAGATAACGGAGGTGATTAG
- a CDS encoding ABC-2 transporter permease: protein MKGLLYKDAQLILNKVKIINRIFIALALFLITIFARESGTIFLLIVLPISLASLPTTLVVSDSENGWNQFVGVFPISKSKIILARYLSCISFILLVSSIVLSLSLATHVMFNQYSLNLHLIMALIGVIFGIMYVALLLPSVYAFGAFGNTIVNILVLSLVMGLVYGLQKTTFGMIFINWISSANHFLLVISIIILVSIMIGVSFILSTKIYCKIFMK, encoded by the coding sequence ATGAAAGGACTACTATATAAAGATGCGCAACTTATTTTAAATAAAGTAAAGATAATCAATAGAATATTTATTGCCTTAGCCTTATTCTTAATTACAATCTTTGCAAGAGAATCGGGGACAATTTTTTTACTAATAGTGTTACCAATAAGTTTAGCTTCTCTTCCCACAACTTTAGTTGTATCAGATAGTGAGAATGGTTGGAATCAATTTGTAGGAGTTTTTCCAATTTCAAAATCTAAGATAATTTTAGCGCGGTATCTCTCTTGTATTTCTTTTATTCTTTTGGTAAGTTCTATAGTATTGAGTTTAAGTCTTGCTACCCATGTCATGTTTAATCAATACAGTCTCAATCTACATTTAATTATGGCATTGATTGGAGTAATCTTTGGAATCATGTATGTAGCCTTATTGCTTCCTTCCGTATATGCCTTTGGTGCTTTTGGAAATACGATTGTCAATATACTGGTACTATCGTTAGTTATGGGATTAGTGTATGGTCTTCAGAAAACGACTTTCGGCATGATTTTCATTAACTGGATTAGTTCAGCTAATCATTTCCTTCTAGTTATAAGTATCATAATTTTGGTCAGTATCATGATTGGGGTTTCTTTTATACTTTCAACTAAAATCTATTGTAAAATATTTATGAAGTAA
- a CDS encoding helix-turn-helix domain-containing protein — translation MNTLAEKFRLKRKELRLSQQTLAEGICEQSQISKIERGHFIPSADLLFKLSQRLEVPLDYFFNEQIEIKSNLSNFKQLSTRLLDDRNYDDLEYIYRIEIERSTFLTLEDRTYLEWIKAIIDFYQYDSKCEAISSLENILLKVSSNTLIYLKVLNTLSNFYSLVGREQEYEANYSHLMELYQTKNFEHQEFLFGYIRVRYNYAHYLMSKEKYNEAIQEALETIELCKQRQTSYQLAPLLILVGNAGAKFLDKEQVKNYYIEARELCKIYNNPLMLMKIENYLKELDTV, via the coding sequence ATGAATACACTCGCAGAGAAATTCAGATTGAAAAGAAAAGAGTTGAGACTCTCCCAACAAACTCTTGCAGAAGGAATTTGTGAACAAAGCCAGATTAGTAAAATTGAGAGAGGGCATTTCATTCCCTCCGCAGACCTTTTGTTCAAACTCTCACAACGACTTGAAGTACCATTAGATTACTTTTTCAATGAACAAATTGAAATTAAATCTAACCTCTCTAATTTCAAGCAATTATCTACTCGCCTATTAGATGATAGAAATTATGACGATTTGGAATATATTTATAGAATAGAGATTGAACGAAGTACTTTTCTAACACTAGAAGACCGAACTTACCTTGAATGGATTAAAGCTATTATTGACTTCTATCAATATGACAGTAAGTGTGAGGCTATTTCTTCATTGGAAAATATATTATTAAAAGTCTCTTCAAATACTCTGATTTATTTAAAGGTATTGAATACTCTATCTAATTTCTATTCCTTAGTGGGTCGTGAACAAGAATATGAGGCAAACTACTCTCATTTAATGGAGTTATATCAGACAAAAAATTTTGAGCATCAAGAGTTTTTATTTGGATACATCAGAGTTCGTTACAACTACGCTCACTACCTAATGTCAAAGGAAAAATATAACGAAGCCATCCAAGAAGCTCTTGAGACGATTGAACTCTGTAAACAAAGACAGACAAGCTACCAACTGGCTCCTCTACTTATTCTTGTAGGAAATGCTGGAGCCAAATTTCTAGACAAAGAACAAGTCAAAAATTATTATATAGAAGCAAGAGAGTTATGTAAGATTTATAACAATCCTTTAATGTTGATGAAGATAGAAAATTATTTGAAGGAATTAGATACTGTTTAA
- the der gene encoding ribosome biogenesis GTPase Der translates to MALPTIAIVGRPNVGKSTLFNRIAGERISIVEDVEGVTRDRIYATGEWLNRSFSMIDTGGIDDVDAPFMEQIKHQAEIAMEEADVIVFVVSGKEGITDADEYVARKLYKTHKPVILAVNKVDNPEMRNDIYDFYALGLGEPLPISSVHGIGTGDVLDAIVENLPNEYEEENPDVIKFSLIGRPNVGKSSLINAILGEDRVIASPVAGTTRDAIDTHFTDTDGQEFTMIDTAGMRKSGKVYENTEKYSVMRAMRAIDRSDVVLMVINAEEGIREYDKRIAGFAHEAGKGMIIVVNKWDTLEKDNHTMKNWEEDIREQFQYLPYAPIIFVSALTKQRLHKLPEMIKQISESQNTRIPSAVLNDVIMDAIAINPTPTDKGKRLKIFYATQVATKPPTFVIFVNEEELMHFSYLRFLENQIRKAFVFEGTPIHLIARKRK, encoded by the coding sequence ATGGCCCTACCAACTATTGCCATTGTAGGACGTCCCAATGTTGGGAAATCAACCCTATTTAATCGGATCGCTGGTGAGCGAATCTCCATTGTAGAAGATGTCGAAGGAGTGACACGTGACCGTATCTATGCAACGGGTGAGTGGCTCAATCGTTCGTTTAGCATGATTGATACAGGAGGAATCGATGATGTCGATGCTCCTTTCATGGAACAAATCAAGCACCAGGCAGAAATTGCCATGGAAGAAGCAGATGTTATCGTCTTTGTCGTGTCTGGTAAGGAAGGAATTACCGATGCAGACGAATATGTAGCCCGTAAACTTTATAAGACCCACAAACCAGTTATCCTCGCAGTTAACAAGGTGGACAACCCTGAGATGCGAAATGATATCTATGATTTCTATGCTCTCGGTTTGGGTGAACCACTGCCAATCTCATCTGTCCATGGGATCGGTACAGGAGATGTGCTAGATGCCATCGTGGAAAATCTTCCAAATGAATATGAGGAAGAAAATCCAGATGTCATTAAGTTTAGTTTGATTGGTCGTCCAAACGTTGGAAAGTCAAGTTTGATCAATGCTATCTTGGGAGAAGACCGTGTCATTGCTAGTCCCGTTGCTGGAACAACTCGTGATGCAATTGATACCCACTTTACAGATACAGATGGTCAAGAGTTTACCATGATTGATACGGCTGGTATGCGTAAGTCTGGTAAGGTTTATGAAAATACTGAGAAATACTCTGTCATGCGTGCCATGCGTGCTATTGACCGTTCAGATGTGGTCTTAATGGTCATCAATGCGGAAGAAGGCATTCGTGAATACGACAAGCGTATCGCAGGATTTGCCCATGAAGCTGGTAAAGGGATGATTATCGTGGTCAACAAGTGGGATACACTTGAAAAAGATAACCACACTATGAAAAACTGGGAAGAAGATATTCGTGAGCAGTTCCAGTACCTGCCTTATGCACCGATTATCTTTGTATCAGCCTTGACCAAGCAACGTCTCCACAAACTTCCTGAGATGATTAAGCAAATCAGCGAAAGTCAAAACACACGTATTCCATCAGCTGTCTTGAACGATGTGATTATGGATGCTATTGCCATCAACCCAACACCGACAGACAAAGGGAAACGCCTCAAGATTTTCTATGCGACCCAAGTGGCAACCAAACCACCAACCTTTGTTATCTTTGTCAACGAAGAAGAACTCATGCACTTTTCTTACCTGCGTTTCTTGGAAAATCAAATCCGCAAGGCCTTTGTCTTTGAGGGAACTCCGATTCATCTCATCGCAAGAAAACGTAAATAA
- a CDS encoding CidA/LrgA family protein, whose translation MKLYVQLMILFVISLIGEGISSFFHLPIPGSIIGLIILFLALQFKWLRTRHVNMVGNFLLANMTILFLPPAVGIMEKFDVIAPYLLPIVLIVFFAAVINIILIALVVQFIKRRFEGDYEKGDAK comes from the coding sequence ATGAAATTATATGTTCAATTAATGATTCTCTTTGTGATTTCTCTAATCGGAGAGGGAATTTCCAGTTTCTTTCATTTGCCTATCCCAGGCAGTATTATCGGTTTGATTATTCTTTTTCTAGCCCTACAATTCAAGTGGCTGAGAACTAGGCATGTCAACATGGTGGGGAATTTCTTGCTGGCCAATATGACCATTCTCTTTTTGCCGCCAGCAGTGGGAATCATGGAAAAGTTTGATGTGATTGCTCCCTATCTTTTGCCCATTGTTTTGATTGTCTTTTTTGCAGCAGTCATCAATATTATCCTCATAGCCTTGGTAGTTCAGTTCATCAAACGACGGTTTGAGGGAGATTATGAGAAAGGAGATGCCAAATGA
- the nrdR gene encoding transcriptional regulator NrdR has product MRCPKCGATKSSVIDSRQAEEGNTIRRRRECDECQHRFTTYERVEERTLVVVKKDGTREQFSRDKIFNGIIRSAQKRPVSSDEINMVVNRIEQKLRGRNENEIQSEDIGSLVMEELAELDEITYVRFASVYRSFKDVSELESLLQQITQSSKKKKER; this is encoded by the coding sequence ATGCGTTGTCCAAAATGTGGGGCTACCAAGTCAAGTGTTATCGATAGTCGCCAAGCAGAAGAAGGGAACACCATTCGTAGAAGACGTGAGTGCGATGAATGCCAACACCGTTTTACAACCTACGAACGAGTAGAAGAAAGAACCTTAGTGGTTGTTAAAAAAGATGGCACACGGGAACAATTCTCCAGAGATAAAATCTTTAATGGAATTATCCGCTCAGCCCAGAAACGTCCTGTGTCAAGTGATGAAATAAACATGGTAGTCAATCGTATCGAACAGAAACTCCGTGGTCGAAATGAAAATGAAATTCAAAGTGAGGACATTGGTTCACTCGTCATGGAGGAGTTGGCTGAGTTGGATGAGATTACCTATGTACGTTTTGCCAGTGTCTATCGTAGTTTTAAGGATGTGAGTGAGTTAGAGAGCTTGCTCCAACAAATCACCCAGTCCTCAAAAAAGAAAAAGGAAAGATAA
- a CDS encoding LrgB family protein has translation MSEFVSNPLFGLALSILAYLVGMLIYRRFPHPLTTPLLLSAVFIIIFLKVTGISYQDYYQGGVYLNNLIVPSTVALGIPLYKSFHLMKHHARSILFGSLLAVVVNTSFTALVAKIFGMDFFLAISLFPKSVTTAMAVGITEKLQGLTTVTLVVVVATGILTSVIGPTLLKWLKIDDPVAVGLSLGGTGHAVGTGTAFRYGSVAGAMGGLAIGVTGILYVFVSPIVASLILS, from the coding sequence ATGAGTGAATTTGTTTCCAATCCCCTGTTTGGGCTGGCCCTGTCTATCTTAGCCTATCTAGTGGGAATGCTGATTTACAGACGTTTTCCCCATCCATTGACAACGCCCTTGCTTTTGTCAGCTGTTTTCATTATCATCTTTCTAAAAGTGACGGGTATTTCTTACCAAGATTACTACCAAGGTGGGGTTTATTTGAACAACTTGATTGTCCCATCGACTGTTGCTCTAGGGATTCCCCTTTATAAGAGTTTTCACTTGATGAAGCACCATGCTCGGAGTATTCTCTTTGGTAGTCTGCTAGCAGTAGTTGTCAATACCTCTTTCACAGCCCTTGTGGCGAAAATATTTGGCATGGATTTTTTCCTAGCCATTTCTCTCTTTCCCAAGTCAGTAACAACCGCCATGGCAGTGGGAATCACAGAAAAATTGCAAGGTCTGACGACCGTGACCTTGGTGGTTGTAGTGGCAACTGGGATTTTAACCAGTGTCATCGGCCCAACCCTTTTGAAGTGGTTGAAAATTGACGACCCAGTAGCTGTTGGTCTTTCCCTTGGAGGAACAGGCCATGCAGTCGGAACAGGGACAGCCTTTCGATATGGCTCTGTAGCAGGAGCCATGGGTGGTTTGGCTATCGGTGTTACCGGTATTCTCTATGTCTTTGTCAGCCCTATCGTAGCCAGTTTGATATTGAGTTAA
- a CDS encoding ABC transporter ATP-binding protein: MRARSIVNIKNLTKQYGDFQLQVRNLEIPEGKVIGLIGENGAGKSTLLNLILNQLQIEKDSIRVFEQTYSEHEQDIKSKLGVVLEQNFFPVSFSVEQVERMMSMIYPSWDKKLFYTFIQKFNLPSQKQMKEFSRGMVVKLNFASALAHRPRLLIADEATSGLDPIVRREILSILEEYVKKENMTVILSSHILSDLEQAADYFIFIHNGEILLEGDRENLLNRFMIKTEIKNNMDQVDIYYKLEEGDSVRYLVVVSDKSKDESNYATLWEILLFLVKGERINERTTI, encoded by the coding sequence ATGAGAGCCAGATCAATAGTTAATATAAAAAATTTAACCAAGCAGTATGGGGATTTTCAATTGCAAGTCCGTAACTTAGAGATTCCGGAAGGTAAGGTTATTGGACTGATTGGTGAAAACGGAGCTGGTAAATCTACTTTACTGAATCTGATTTTAAATCAACTACAGATTGAGAAGGATAGTATAAGGGTTTTTGAACAAACTTATTCAGAGCATGAGCAAGATATTAAATCGAAACTAGGGGTTGTCTTAGAACAAAACTTTTTTCCAGTTTCATTTTCGGTGGAGCAAGTTGAAAGAATGATGAGCATGATTTATCCTAGTTGGGATAAAAAGTTATTTTACACTTTTATTCAAAAGTTTAACTTACCATCTCAAAAACAGATGAAAGAATTTTCCAGAGGAATGGTGGTGAAACTTAATTTTGCGTCTGCACTCGCTCATCGCCCGAGACTATTAATTGCAGATGAGGCCACAAGTGGCTTGGATCCTATTGTTAGGCGAGAGATCTTATCTATTTTAGAAGAGTATGTTAAAAAAGAGAATATGACTGTAATCTTATCTTCACATATTTTGAGTGACTTAGAACAGGCGGCAGATTATTTTATTTTTATCCATAATGGGGAGATTCTTCTAGAGGGAGACAGAGAAAATTTATTGAACCGATTTATGATTAAAACAGAAATAAAGAACAATATGGATCAAGTAGACATTTATTATAAATTAGAAGAGGGTGATAGTGTTCGATATTTAGTAGTTGTATCTGACAAGAGTAAAGACGAGAGTAATTATGCAACGCTTTGGGAAATTTTATTGTTTTTAGTCAAAGGAGAACGAATAAATGAAAGGACTACTATATAA
- the dnaI gene encoding primosomal protein DnaI: MESVGDVLKRQPSRFHYQDLVQKIMKDPDVAAFIQQESLNQDELNRSISKFNQYITERDKFLRGDTDYIAKGYKPILVMNHGYADVSYEETPELIAAEKEAAIKKRLNLINFPSSLKNVSFLDVYRDDVQRFTVLKRMIEFVNDYPNNLKGLYLYGDFGVGKSFMVAALAHDLSEKRGVSSTLLHYPSFVIDAKNAISDGSVKTLVDELKLSEVLILDDIGAEQSTAWVRDEILQVILQYRMQENLPTFFTSNFNFEELEQHFAKGKHGNDETWEARRVMERIRYLAEETRLEGVNRR, from the coding sequence ATGGAAAGTGTCGGAGATGTACTCAAACGTCAACCAAGTCGTTTTCACTATCAAGATTTGGTCCAGAAAATCATGAAGGATCCTGATGTTGCGGCCTTTATCCAGCAGGAGTCCCTCAATCAGGACGAGTTGAACCGTAGTATTTCCAAGTTTAACCAATACATCACTGAGAGAGATAAATTCCTCCGAGGAGATACAGATTATATTGCCAAAGGCTACAAGCCTATACTAGTCATGAACCATGGCTATGCGGATGTTTCTTATGAAGAAACTCCTGAACTAATCGCAGCTGAAAAAGAAGCGGCTATCAAGAAACGTCTCAACTTAATTAATTTTCCATCTAGCCTGAAAAATGTCAGTTTTTTAGATGTTTATCGTGATGATGTTCAGCGTTTCACTGTTCTAAAAAGAATGATAGAATTTGTTAACGATTACCCCAATAATTTGAAAGGTCTTTACTTGTATGGAGACTTTGGTGTGGGTAAAAGTTTCATGGTGGCTGCCTTAGCCCATGATTTATCAGAAAAACGTGGTGTTTCATCCACTCTCCTCCACTATCCTAGCTTTGTCATTGATGCCAAAAATGCCATTAGTGATGGCAGTGTTAAGACCTTGGTGGATGAGCTTAAACTTTCTGAAGTCCTGATTTTAGATGATATTGGTGCCGAGCAATCAACAGCTTGGGTGCGGGATGAAATCCTACAAGTTATTCTCCAATATCGGATGCAGGAAAATTTACCGACCTTTTTCACCTCCAACTTCAACTTTGAAGAATTGGAGCAGCATTTCGCTAAAGGGAAACATGGAAATGACGAAACCTGGGAAGCCAGACGCGTCATGGAACGCATCCGTTATTTGGCTGAGGAGACTCGTTTAGAAGGAGTGAACCGTCGATGA
- a CDS encoding GntR family transcriptional regulator, whose translation MSWTFDNKKPIYLQIMEKIKLQIVSHTLEPNQQLPTVRELASEAGVNPNTIQRALSDLEREGFVYSKRTTGRFVTEDKELIAQSRKLLSEEELEHFVSSMTHFGYEKEELPGVVGDYIKGV comes from the coding sequence ATGTCCTGGACATTTGACAACAAAAAACCCATTTATTTACAAATTATGGAGAAAATCAAGCTTCAGATTGTTTCCCATACACTGGAACCCAATCAACAACTTCCAACCGTGAGAGAGCTAGCAAGCGAGGCCGGTGTCAATCCAAACACCATCCAAAGAGCCTTGTCAGACCTTGAACGAGAAGGATTTGTCTACAGCAAGCGCACAACTGGACGGTTTGTGACTGAGGATAAGGAGCTAATCGCCCAATCACGCAAACTATTATCAGAAGAAGAATTGGAACACTTCGTTTCCTCCATGACCCATTTTGGCTATGAAAAAGAAGAACTACCAGGCGTAGTCGGCGATTATATTAAAGGAGTTTAA
- a CDS encoding NADPH-dependent oxidoreductase produces the protein MTETIKLMKAHKSVRRFKEQVIPQEDLTEILTAAQMASSWKNFQSYSVIVVRSQEKKDALYELVPQEAIRQSAVFLLFVGDLNRAEKGARLHTDTFQPQGVEGLLISSVDAALAGQNALLAAESLGYGGVIIGLVRYKSEEVAELFNLPDYTYPVFGMALGLPNEEHEVKPRLPLNQVVFEEEYQEQTVDVIEAYDRVQADYAGARATTSWSQRLAEQFGQAEPSSTRKNLEQKKLL, from the coding sequence ATGACAGAAACGATTAAACTGATGAAAGCTCATAAGTCTGTTCGAAGATTTAAGGAGCAAGTCATCCCTCAGGAGGATTTGACTGAAATCCTGACAGCAGCCCAGATGGCCTCGTCTTGGAAGAATTTTCAATCCTACTCTGTGATTGTGGTACGAAGTCAAGAAAAGAAAGATGCCTTGTATGAATTGGTACCTCAAGAAGCCATTCGACAGTCAGCTGTTTTCCTTCTCTTTGTCGGAGACTTGAACCGTGCAGAAAAGGGAGCACGACTCCATACGGATACCTTCCAACCTCAAGGTGTAGAAGGTCTCTTGATTAGTTCGGTCGATGCGGCTCTTGCTGGCCAAAATGCTCTACTAGCAGCTGAAAGCTTGGGCTATGGCGGTGTCATTATTGGATTGGTGCGGTACAAGTCAGAAGAAGTAGCAGAACTCTTTAATTTGCCTGACTACACCTATCCTGTCTTTGGGATGGCACTAGGACTACCAAATGAAGAACATGAAGTCAAACCTCGCTTGCCATTGAATCAAGTGGTATTTGAGGAAGAATATCAGGAACAAACAGTTGATGTGATTGAGGCTTATGACCGTGTACAGGCTGACTATGCTGGGGCGCGTGCAACCACAAGCTGGAGTCAGCGCCTAGCAGAACAGTTTGGTCAAGCTGAACCAAGCTCAACTAGAAAAAATCTTGAACAGAAGAAGTTATTGTAG
- a CDS encoding ABC transporter ATP-binding protein, protein MSLLAFENVSKSYGATPALENVSLDIPAGKIVGLLGPNGSGKTTLIKLINGLLQPDQGRVLINDMDPSPATKAIVAYLPDTTYLNEQMKVKEALTYFKTFYKDFNLERAHHLLADLGIDENSRLKKLSKGNKEKVQLILVMSRDARLYVLDEPIGGVDPAAREYILNTIINNYSPTSTVLISTHLISDIEPILDEIIFLKDGKVVRQGNVDDIRYESGESIDQLFRQEFKA, encoded by the coding sequence ATGTCATTACTAGCATTTGAAAATGTATCCAAATCTTATGGAGCAACCCCAGCCCTTGAAAATGTTTCTCTTGACATCCCCGCTGGAAAAATTGTTGGTCTCCTTGGGCCAAACGGTTCAGGAAAAACAACCCTGATTAAACTAATCAACGGCCTCTTGCAACCAGATCAAGGACGTGTCCTGATCAACGACATGGATCCAAGCCCAGCAACCAAGGCTATCGTAGCTTATTTGCCGGATACGACCTATCTCAATGAGCAAATGAAGGTCAAAGAAGCCCTAACCTACTTTAAGACCTTCTATAAAGATTTCAATCTTGAACGCGCCCATCATCTGCTTGCAGATCTGGGCATTGATGAAAATAGTCGTCTCAAGAAACTATCAAAAGGGAACAAGGAAAAGGTCCAACTAATTTTAGTTATGAGCCGTGATGCTCGTCTCTACGTTTTAGACGAACCCATTGGTGGGGTGGACCCAGCAGCCCGTGAGTATATCCTCAATACCATTATCAACAACTACTCCCCAACTTCTACCGTTTTGATTTCTACCCACTTGATTTCTGATATCGAGCCAATCTTGGATGAAATTATCTTCCTCAAAGATGGAAAAGTCGTTCGTCAAGGTAATGTAGACGATATTCGCTATGAGTCAGGTGAATCCATTGACCAACTCTTCCGTCAGGAATTTAAGGCCTAA
- a CDS encoding PhrA family quorum-sensing system peptide: MHEKKRGIKKLVTFALLGVFMFSNTIPYQQFIQKNKQLEIRVQSQKKSNGLDVGKAD; encoded by the coding sequence TTGCATGAGAAAAAACGTGGAATTAAAAAATTAGTTACATTTGCATTACTAGGTGTTTTTATGTTTAGTAATACAATTCCTTACCAACAATTCATTCAGAAGAATAAACAATTGGAGATTCGAGTGCAATCACAAAAGAAGTCCAATGGTCTTGATGTTGGGAAGGCTGATTAG